A window of Alkalilimnicola sp. S0819 genomic DNA:
TGATCGAGTACAACGAGGAGCGGCCGCACGACGCCTTGGGCGAACGCACACCGCTCGAACATTTTACCCACTACGCCATGGGTTCTAGTTTGGAGGTGTCTACTTGACGGGGGAGCTTACGATCCGCCCTCCCACCCGGCGAGCGCTGGTCGGTCGAGCGAAGGTGGATGGGCAGTGGAAGCTCTGCCGTCTGATGCACAACATCGAGAAGCTTGCCCACCAAAAGCTCGCGCCATTGCATCCGCCGAGGGTCGCCCCGCAGGGCCGGAGAACGCGTCGTCAGGCCACAGAAGTGGGCGTTTTAACCGTTTTGGGCCAGACTAGGCCCAGGAACTGTAAAAAGGCTGTTTGGCTCGTCCGCCAGGCCAGCAAGGCGCAACATCAGCCCCCCTCCCCCTGCCTGCTCGGATACGGGCTTTTCTACGGCCGCGTTAGGGCACGCGAGTAACCGCAACCTCAGGTGAGCCGCCATGGGTTCGAACAAGATGAACAATCCTCGGCCGCGGCAAGTGCGCCCATCCTTCCCACCAGGGCCGCTGGGTCTTGCGGTGGCTGTGTGTCTGGCGCTTCCGATTGGCGCTCTGGTGTGGTGTGAAGCCGTTTACCTCTTCTTCGGCATCACCGGCGAGGATGCACCCGACGCCGTTGGTTTTCTGGCCGCGGTGGTCGCCTTCGGGCTCGCCGTTGGCTGGCCGCTCTTTCGCGCACATCGCCCCGCCGAAGTCCTGCGGCGAGCTTGCCAGCTTGGCATGCTCGTCTCGGGACTTTTGCCAGTGGTGGCGGTCGCCGTGCTGCTGCTGTGGCAAAACGCCTCGGGCCGCCCGGATCTCGGCATGGGCGGTTTGATGCTCTATGCGCTGCCCTATGTTGCACTGGGCATCGCTGCGCTGCTGGCCATCGTCTTCGGGCTCGGCATCCGCTTATCCGGGCGGCGGCTGCAACGTTTGCCGGCAGCGGAAGAAGAACCTGCAAATGAAGAAAACGGAAAAGCGTTCTAACGACAGCACGCAACCGCCTCCCCCCTCGAATCAGGGCCCCGGAGTACCCATGAGAGCCGGGGAGGCCCTTCGTTAATCGCGGCTTCGCCACACCAGAGTGCGCGTTGCGCATCGTTCAGCAATTCGCGGGCCGGCACGCGTCGCGGCGGCCAGTCCGCGGGGCATGTCCATGAAGACGCCAGCACACAGACACAGCACGGTAGTCGCGGACGCGGATCGCTGGCGCATCCTGGCGGTGCTGTTGGCGGTGATCTTCATGTCGCTGATCGGCGTGAGTATCGTCAACGTCGCCCTGCCCTCGATTCAGCGGGGCCTGGGGGCGGATCAGTCGGATCTCCAATGGGTCCTGTCGGGCTATGCGCTGACCTTCGGGGTGTTCCTGGTGGCCGCGGGGCGGGCTGGCGACATCATGGGCCGTGGCGGCATCTTTCTCATCGGGGTCGGCATCTTCACCGCCTCGTCCATCGCCGCCGGGCTCGCCCCCGACGCGATGTGGCTCAATACCGCGCGGTTCATCCAGGGCATCGGTTCGGGGCTGCTCAATCCGCAGGGCGTGGGGATGATCCAGCAGTATTTCCGGGGGGAGCATCGGGGTCGAGCCTTCGGCTATTTCGGCACCGTCGTCGGGTTCTCCGTCGCGATCGGCCCGGTGCTGGGCGGCTTTCTCATCGAGACCGGTGGCCCCGAGCTGGGCTGGCGCCTGACCTTCCTGGTGAATGTTCCGATCGGCATCATCGCCATGATCCTGGGGCTGCGCTGGTTCCCGAAGCCGCTTTTCTCCCGCCCGCCCGGTGGCGCGGGCGGGCGCAGGGCCCGGGCCGCGGCCTGGCTGAAGGCGCTGGATCCAATCGGCTCCGTGTTGCTGGGGCTCGCCATTCTGGCGGTACTTTATCCGTTCATGGAATCGCGCGGCGAAAGGCTCTGGTGGGCGCTGCTGCCGGTCGGGCTCGGGCTGGTCTGGCTGTGGCTGGCCTGGGAGCGACGTTGCGCGCGCTTCGGTCACAACCCCATGGTGGATCTGGCCATCTTCCGCATCCGCAGTTTCACCAACGGCGCGCTCATCATGATGCTCTATTTCATGGGCATGACCAGTGTCTGGGTGCTGGTGGCGCTCTATGTCCAGAACGGCGAGGGCAAGACGGCCTTCGAGTCGGGTCTTTTCGGGATCCCGGCGGCGTTGCTGTCCGCCTATGCCGCGCACTGGTCGGGCCGCCGGGTCAACCGCCATGGCCGGAGGATCGTCATCGTCGGGCTGGTACTGGCCCTGGTGGGCCTCATGAGCAGCAGCATCGTCGTCCTGCTGCACGAGCGCTTCGAGCTGAGCGTGTGGTGGCTACTGCTGTCGCTGTCCTTCATCGGGCTGGCGCAAGGGGCTGTCATCAGCCCGAACCAGACGCTGACCCTGGAAGAGGTGCCTCTGGCCTATGCGGGAAGCTCGGGCGCGATCGTGCAGACGGGCCAGCGCATCGGGACGTCCGTGGGCATTGCCATGATCACGGCGGCGGTTTTTGCCGCGCTGGCGCTGTGGTCCTGGTCCGTCGCCGTGATCGTCGGCTTCGGCCTGATCGCACTGGTCGTGCTCAGCGCGCTGGGCGTGGCCCTCAAGGATCAGAAGGAGCGCAGCAGACGCATCGCGGGGAAAGCGGCCGCGCGGCACCGGGCTCGCCGAACCCTTGAGGCCGGCGACGGCCACTTCTGAGTGAAAGCCGTTCGGGAGCACGCACTTCAAGCGTTCCGCGCGTGACGGTGCCAGCGGAGCCGCAACGCTTGGCCCTGGGCGCGGTCAGTGCTTGCGCGCTTTCGCCGCTGCGGCCAGGTGAATCATGACGCCTTGCCGTCGGGCTCATCAGCCAAGTGCGTAAGCTCCGGCAGCCGCCAGGACCAGGCCGCGCCGAGCAGGCCCATGCTCCCCAGCAGAAGCAGGGCCCAGGACGTGCCCAGCAGCGCCACGCCGGCACTGAGGCCGCCCGCCACCAGCAGCAGCACGCCTATGACGGTATTGCTCACCGCCGTGTAATCGGTGCGCTTGTTGCCACCGGCCATGTCCACCAGATAGGTCTTGCGACCGATACGCACCCCGGAATGGGCTACGGCGAGCACGAAAAAGGCCAGCGGATAGAACCAGGCCCCACCGCGCCAGGAGGGGGACAGCATCGCCAGGCCGGCGACCAGAAGACACACCATGGCCGCCAGGCCGCCGCCACGGATCATCACCTGGCGACTGGAGGCGTCGGCCAGAAACCCCCACACGCTGGCGCTGATGGCACTGGCCAGTGCGGAGGCGACCACGAAGCTGCCCAGTAGCGCCGTGTCCTGGCTGTGGCGCTGGGCCAATACCACCACGAAGGGCGACCCCAGGGCGGAGGCCATCAAGAAGGCCCGGGCGATGACGAAATGACGAAAGGTCCGGTCGCGCACCAGCAGGTTGAGGCTGCGCACGCCTTGCCGCAAAGCGTTGCCGCCACCGCCGGTCTCTCCGCGAAATTCGTCGACACCGGCAAAGACCGCGCCGGCCAGGAACCAGCACAAGCCCGCCGCCAGCAGCAGGACCGCGTAAAAGCCGATATCCGGGTCCTTGTCGCCGCCGAACAGCAGCAGGCCGACCAGCATCGCCGCCAGACCCGACAGGGTGGCCGCCAGCCCCGCCAGGCGACCACGCCGGGCGCGCGGAATGCATTTGCCCTGGACATCCTTCATCGCCACCGAACAGAAGCCGCGGCTGACACTGAACAGCAGCAACAGGGCGATCACCACCAGCGCGGCGGCGAGCGCATCCAGCAGCCAGACCGCCAGGGCCATGCCCAGCACGGCCAGCCCCTGCAACACCGCCCCCATCACCCAAAAGCCCTTGCGCACCGGGTGCCGGCGCACCCAGGCACCGATCAGCAGTTGCGGAATGAGCGAACCGGATTCCCGGATCGGCACCAGCAGCCCGACCAGCGCCTGGGGCGCGCCCACGGCCACGATGAGCCACGCCAGCACCGTCTTCGGGTTGATCAGCAAATCGCCGATCTTGGTGAACATATTGGCGACTATGATGCGGAAAAAATTGCCCGGCACTTCCCGGCACGCTTCCTCGCTGATGTCGGTACAGACGCGGGCGTCTTCCTCATTGGCGACCAGGGCGTACAGCCGTTCGCTGGGGCGGAGGTTTTTCATGGACGCTCGTGGCCTCGTCGGTTGTAGCCTTTGATCCTACAGGAGGTATGATTCTTCGGCGACGGCACCCGGTTGCGCCACCCTCGGCGGGGCCTGATCAACAGGATGGAACGTGCTAAAAATAAATGGAAAAACTGTCTTCATAACCGGCGGCAGTGGCTATGTGGGGCGGAACCTGGTGCGCGCTCTGCTCAGCGAGGGCGCCAACGTACGCGCTCTGGCGCGCAGCCCACGGGCGGCAAGCATCGTGCAGCAGCTTGGGGCGCAACCAGTTCTCGGCGATCTGCTCGACGAAGCCGCGCTGGCTGCGGGGCTCGAGGGAGCCGACTATCTGATTCACGCCGCAGCGGACACCTCTCACGCTGCCCAAAGCGCCTCGCAAAACACGATCAATATTGCGGGCACGTCACTTCTGTATCGCGTTGCCAGGCGGCAAAAGGTGGCCAGAGCGCTGCACATCAGCACCGAAGCGGTTCTGTTGACGGGCAGCCCCCTGCGAAACGCAACCGAGGACATGCCCATCCCGCCGACCCTGGCAGGGGGCTATTCGCACAGCAAATCAAATGCGGAAAGAATAGCGCGCAACGCCAACGGCCGAGAGATGTCCGTGGTGGTCATTCGGCCACGGTTCGTCTGGGGAAAGGACGATACTACGGCGCTGAAACAACTGTTGTCCGCCAATGCCTCGGGCCGACTGGTCTGGATCGGGGGCGGCGACTACCTGACCTCCACCACCCATGTGGACAATCTGTGCCACGGCGCCCTGCTGGCCCTGCTCAAGGGTCAGGGCGGAGAGGTTTACTTCATCAGTGATGGCCCGCCGGTGCGGTTCAGGGAATTCGTCTCCGAGATGCTCGCAAGCCAAGGCGCCAGGCCAACAGCTAAATCCCTGCCCCGATTCCTGGTCCGACGGCTTGCACAACTGAGTGAGTTGCTGTCGCGGGCGACGGGTGGTCGGCTGCAGGGCCCACTGAGCCTGCAGGAGTATTCCACGCTAGGGGTTGAGGTGACTCTGGATATCAGCAAAGCGCAACGGGAACTCGGTTACCGGCCCCGGGTCAGCAGAGCGCAGGGGCTGGCGGAATTGCGCAACTACCCGCTGCGCCACGACGAGGCATGACAGCCCCCTGCGGGGCTTGCGTGTCAGGCCAGCCGCGTCTCTATGGGCGTGCCGGCATGCACGGTACGAGTGACTGGCGTCTTCCCCGCGATTTCCAATAGACGCGCACGCTGCCCATCGTCCAGCGCGGCGCCAAAACGCAGTACCCGTTCGATCCGCTCCTCGCCCTCATGCATGAAGAACTTCATCTCCAAATGGATCTCACCCAGTTCCCATTGCTTGCGCCGGGCGTACATCTGCAGGGTGATCGCGGTACAGGCGCCCAGGGCCGAGAGCAGCAGCTCGTAGGGTGCGGGGGCGCTGCCGTCACCGCCCTGGGCGACAGGCTCATCGGCTCTCCACTCATGGGGCCCCGCCCGCACCTGCTGCACATGCCCGCTCAGGCTATTCATCGTGATCTCGGCGATGGGTTTGACTCTCACTTCTTCGCTCCCGCTCTCGTTGTCCAGCCCCGGCCCCTGAACCCAACCTTAGCAACGATACGGCGACCGCGGCGAGATTCAACGCCCGGGCCGCGACGGACACGGCCGACACCCGCGGAGCCGCGCGCCCTTGTTGCGGGCGACGCGCGGCGGCACACTTTCGTCAGGATGGCGCCCGTCAGCCACCCGAGGCCACGGGATCCGGAGCAGCCGCGCGCTGTACCACGGCGCGTATTGCGACGGTCGAAAGCAGGGAGCGTATTGTGGTGCACAATTCAGACATGGCGCATTTGCGCCGCTGCGTCGCCTTGGCGGCAGAGGCTCTGGAGGCAGGGGATGAACCCTTCGGTTCCGTGCTCGTGGGCGCGGACGGGGCCGTCCTCATGGAAGCCCGCAATCGGGTGGCCTCAGCCGATCGCACCCGCCACCCCGAGTTCGATCTGGCGCGCTGGGCCGCCGCGAACCTGCGCGCGGACGAACGGGCGGCGGCGACGGTCTACACGTCCGGTGAGCATTGCCCGATGTGCGCGGCCGCACACGGCTGGGCGGGGCTTGGGCGGATCGTCTACATCAGCTCCTCGGAACAACTGGCCGCCTGGCTCGCCGAGTTGGGCGCCTCCCCCGCCCCGGTTCGTTCCTTGCCTATCCAGCAGGTCGTCCCCGGCGCCGTGGTGGAAGGCCCGGTCGCCAGCCTGGTGGAGGCGGTGCACGATCTGCACCGCCGCTTCCACCGCGGCCGCGGTGGGGGTGAGCGCTGACCAGCACCAGAGTTCGACCGGGCGGGTGAGGCAGCCATGGGCGCGAAGGGAATGCCACTGAGAGGCCCACCGATACGGTGCGTATGTGGGCACAGATGCTGGGCAAGATACGCCTGGCCCTGGGCCCCTGGATCAACCACCCCCGGGGCAATGCCCTGTACGTGACACTGCGGGGTCTGACGAGCTCCTCCATCCCCTGCCGGGGTGGAAACTTCGCGCTCGACCTCGATTTCATCGCGCACGGAGTGTTGGCGTCACCGAATGCCACCCGGGGCCTATCAATCCGGGTTGTATTCAGTCGGTTGATCGTCGCTGGAGCCGGGATCAACGCTGATCATTTTCCAGGAACCTCTGACCGTCTGGCGCCGATCAACACATCGCCCGAGCCGCCCTGCACCACCCCGCCGCAGTCCACGGCATCACCCTGGCGCGCCCAGGGCCGACCGTTGACCAGCACGCCGGCCGCGCCGGCGGCGATCATTCGCGGGTGGCTGTTGCAGCGGGAGCAGCCGTGATCGAGCAGTGCATCACCCAGGCGCGCCACCGGGCGGCCGTTGCAGATGACATCAGCACTGCCCTCGATAATGGGCGTTTCGGGGTAGCAGCCGTGGGCACTGCCGATGTCGCCCAGGCGGGCGGCGGGCCTGGTGTCGATATAGGCCATGGGTGCGCTCCTCAGTTGAGGCTCACGGGGCTGCCCTGGATGCGCACCGCCCCACCGGTGATGTCGATGCCGCTCTCGCTGATGACGATGCTGTTGCCCCCCACCCGCAGGGTGATCCGCGCACCGGCGGTGATGGTGAGGCTGTCGGCCACGTCGCGGGTTTCACTGGCGCCCACGGTGCTGCTGAGCTGGCGCCCCACGCGCAGGCTCAAATCGTTCAGGACATCGCTGTTGAAGTCCTTTTCCGCCCGCAGGTAGACCTCTTCCGCGTTCTTGCGGTCGTCGAAGCGCAGCTCGTTCCACTTCCCCGGCGCCGCGCCCCGGGCATCGAAGCTTTCGGTGCGTATGCCGCAGCGCCCGGGCTCGGCGCCGTAGGGCGGCGGCCGCTGGGGATGGGGCAAGGCACCCAGCACGAAGGGGCGGTCCGGATTGCCGTTCTCGAAGGCCACCACCACTTCGTCGCCGACCCGCGGCAGGGCGTAGAAGGCACTCACGCCACGCCCCCCGCCCTGCTGCATGACCCGCAGCCAGCAACTGCTCTGATCGGCCAGGCGCTGCTCGCGATCCCAATGAAAGCGCACCCGCACCCGGCCCAGGGCGTCTTCGCCATGGTCGCTGTGCACGGTGCCCGGCTGCTGCCCGGTGACCACCGCGGTTTGCAGGCCCGAGATGCGCGGCTGCTCGGCCTGGGGATAGACCAGCTCCCCCCGGGGCACGGCATCGAGCACGGTGGCGCAGGCCAGACCCGCGCCGGCCTGGGCGGTCAGCTCCCAGTGCACACCGCTGAGGGTGAAGCCCCGCCCCTCGTCCACGGCGCCGCCGCCAGGGGTGGCGCGCAGACGGAA
This region includes:
- a CDS encoding MFS transporter, whose amino-acid sequence is MSMKTPAHRHSTVVADADRWRILAVLLAVIFMSLIGVSIVNVALPSIQRGLGADQSDLQWVLSGYALTFGVFLVAAGRAGDIMGRGGIFLIGVGIFTASSIAAGLAPDAMWLNTARFIQGIGSGLLNPQGVGMIQQYFRGEHRGRAFGYFGTVVGFSVAIGPVLGGFLIETGGPELGWRLTFLVNVPIGIIAMILGLRWFPKPLFSRPPGGAGGRRARAAAWLKALDPIGSVLLGLAILAVLYPFMESRGERLWWALLPVGLGLVWLWLAWERRCARFGHNPMVDLAIFRIRSFTNGALIMMLYFMGMTSVWVLVALYVQNGEGKTAFESGLFGIPAALLSAYAAHWSGRRVNRHGRRIVIVGLVLALVGLMSSSIVVLLHERFELSVWWLLLSLSFIGLAQGAVISPNQTLTLEEVPLAYAGSSGAIVQTGQRIGTSVGIAMITAAVFAALALWSWSVAVIVGFGLIALVVLSALGVALKDQKERSRRIAGKAAARHRARRTLEAGDGHF
- a CDS encoding MFS transporter, giving the protein MKNLRPSERLYALVANEEDARVCTDISEEACREVPGNFFRIIVANMFTKIGDLLINPKTVLAWLIVAVGAPQALVGLLVPIRESGSLIPQLLIGAWVRRHPVRKGFWVMGAVLQGLAVLGMALAVWLLDALAAALVVIALLLLFSVSRGFCSVAMKDVQGKCIPRARRGRLAGLAATLSGLAAMLVGLLLFGGDKDPDIGFYAVLLLAAGLCWFLAGAVFAGVDEFRGETGGGGNALRQGVRSLNLLVRDRTFRHFVIARAFLMASALGSPFVVVLAQRHSQDTALLGSFVVASALASAISASVWGFLADASSRQVMIRGGGLAAMVCLLVAGLAMLSPSWRGGAWFYPLAFFVLAVAHSGVRIGRKTYLVDMAGGNKRTDYTAVSNTVIGVLLLVAGGLSAGVALLGTSWALLLLGSMGLLGAAWSWRLPELTHLADEPDGKAS
- a CDS encoding NAD-dependent epimerase/dehydratase family protein, which encodes MLKINGKTVFITGGSGYVGRNLVRALLSEGANVRALARSPRAASIVQQLGAQPVLGDLLDEAALAAGLEGADYLIHAAADTSHAAQSASQNTINIAGTSLLYRVARRQKVARALHISTEAVLLTGSPLRNATEDMPIPPTLAGGYSHSKSNAERIARNANGREMSVVVIRPRFVWGKDDTTALKQLLSANASGRLVWIGGGDYLTSTTHVDNLCHGALLALLKGQGGEVYFISDGPPVRFREFVSEMLASQGARPTAKSLPRFLVRRLAQLSELLSRATGGRLQGPLSLQEYSTLGVEVTLDISKAQRELGYRPRVSRAQGLAELRNYPLRHDEA
- a CDS encoding OsmC family protein, whose protein sequence is MRVKPIAEITMNSLSGHVQQVRAGPHEWRADEPVAQGGDGSAPAPYELLLSALGACTAITLQMYARRKQWELGEIHLEMKFFMHEGEERIERVLRFGAALDDGQRARLLEIAGKTPVTRTVHAGTPIETRLA
- a CDS encoding nucleoside deaminase; the encoded protein is MVHNSDMAHLRRCVALAAEALEAGDEPFGSVLVGADGAVLMEARNRVASADRTRHPEFDLARWAAANLRADERAAATVYTSGEHCPMCAAAHGWAGLGRIVYISSSEQLAAWLAELGASPAPVRSLPIQQVVPGAVVEGPVASLVEAVHDLHRRFHRGRGGGER
- a CDS encoding PAAR domain-containing protein; amino-acid sequence: MAYIDTRPAARLGDIGSAHGCYPETPIIEGSADVICNGRPVARLGDALLDHGCSRCNSHPRMIAAGAAGVLVNGRPWARQGDAVDCGGVVQGGSGDVLIGARRSEVPGK